The Vitis vinifera cultivar Pinot Noir 40024 chromosome 3, ASM3070453v1 region ttgaaactcTTAATACATTATCATTtcctcattaaaaaaattcttcccTTCCCCACAAAACTTCCATGGCACCCCAAAAGCACCTCTCTCACCCTCCAAGACAGCACTTAAGAGAAACCAaggaataagaaaaacaaataccacAACTCCCTGCTATACCATTATGATTAAGGATATGATTTCCAGCTATATTCTGCCTGACAATCAGCAGTTACAATTTCTCTCCAATAGTTTAACGCTTCAAGTGATTCACCTAATTGAATACAAAATAGCGacgaaaaaaaaagaaaggccCATAAGAAAAACAAGCCCGCACCAAATGGAAATGAATGAATACCAGAATTTAATAACAAAACCCCTGTTCACATAAAAAGGACCACGGTAAGGCATAGAGCAACTAAGAAATTATAATAGATTGACATTAAAGAACAACTAAATTTCAAaagaataatagaaaatttacGATGCATAAATGAGCATCCAGAATGTTAAACCAGGAAAATCTAAAACACACTTTAATAATAGATCAGTAAGTACAAATGATCTCAGGCTATTGACAAGTTAGGGAATCCACATTTGAAATTAGAACATCTAAGTAGTAGGAATAGCTCTAACTGACTACAATCAATTGGACATGTGGCAAAGCCTATCAGGCACCCAAATAAAATGGTGATTGGCAAAGAATCAGTAAGGATGCAAGTTAATCCTATCTTACAAGCAAAAAATGTATAATATTGAGTTATCAACGTGATTCTAGTGCACTTGAAATGCACAAATAAGTTCAGTTTTATGCATATCAAAGAAATTATGCATGTGTGAGTCGCTTTGATGAagttaaaattatatcaaaaaaGAAGCAAGTCCCATACGAAATTAAGATTTACAAGAGCAGagaatgtataattttttaacacttaaaaactCTTTAGAAGAGCATAAGACATTATCACTCAAAGGATAAGATAATATCAGTTTCTTGGACACAAGACAACAAGTGGATCACTTTCATGTTATTACTTTTGAACTAATTAATTCTGGTGGTACAACAAGAGTTCACATGCATCACCGATTAGAATCTAGAATAAAGAATGGTAACTTGTTGGTTACCTACCTATTGAGCTGCATCTTCAGAGAATCTTGCATCAAAAGGAGCAGAAACATGGGAATGGGATGGACCACCAGCAGTCCCAGAACCATGCTGTAGTTCAATCACAAGCCAACGAACAGCTTTACTCATCTGCTCCAACCGAACTGCACTAATAGGGGGAAGACCAGCTGTGACAGCCTGCCCCGGCTTCCCAGCAACAGAGCCAGTTGCCTCATCCACTAGGCATTCCGATCCTATTCTTTGCTTCACCGACTCCACAAATTCCTCCGCTTGATCACAGGCCACCCTGAATAATTCCCAACGCtgcttaaaattttctaaagcaGCATCCGTTGCTGCTGTCTTCTGAGCACCAGAACTCTCCTTTGCTTCAAGCACACTGGCTGCAGCAGAAACAAATTCCTGATATGCATTGTTCAAAGCATCTACAATGTTGTCCATCACAGCCACCAAAATCTGCCAATAAGTACAAGGATCAGTGGGTATTTGAAGCTGTAAAAATGTAATACGCTATATATCATGTCGCATTGACAATTTTATTACAGTGTCATTTTCCTGACACCTGATACCTTGAGCCTAAAGATCACTAATTGTCTAGTGCTGAAGAAATGTGGAGGTGTATTAGGGGATCACACCTATTGCATGAAGATAATGTGTTTAAAGGCATCTTAAAGAAAGTAACTTGTGTTGAATTATGTTTACTTCAAGACTTCCAGTGTGGATTAATTGTAGAATTAAGGGCAATCAAGCAAGACCATACAGCAAAGTACGCCCAAAGACTTTTCTGAAATTGATTACACACCAAAGGGCTCAGGAGAAAGAAGTCAGGATAGCAGGGGTCTAATGTTTTTCAAGAGACCTATCAATCCTATATCGGATCAATTGATTACTTAATATAACTAAAGAGTCCTGCTAGATTGGGCAATCAATCACTTGATAACTTAGTAAAAAGGACATTACTTAGTAAAATGCATGTCTATATGAGAGATATCACcagtttgttttttatttcttatatatagcGTTATTGCCATTTTCTGATATGGAAACAAATTTGCAAACAGAGTTAGCCGTTTTAAACTTAACAAGAATAATAAACTGAAGCATACAAATGTATGCGGCTATCAAACCTTAAAGTTTCTAAATTGTATCACCTATTTCAAATCAAATCACAGGTCAACATATTTCAATCTTGAATCTAAACACATCAAAGAAATCTTTTCTAATCAAATTTGGAAACTTGAATTGATGGAAAATTAATGTCATCCTCAAGGGAAACAGCAGATCTCCCTTTGAATTTAGTGATATTAACAATAGTTATTCCATACCCAAACAACACTTCATGAATTAGcacaaataataatttcaaaaaaaaaaaaaaacataaaataaacaGGAATCCTTATACATGCTAAagtcctgaagaaagaaaaaggtaatGGTTCAGATGGACAAACATATGCAGGAAAACATTTTATCAAGAGCAATGTGT contains the following coding sequences:
- the LOC100852787 gene encoding mediator of RNA polymerase II transcription subunit 32; the encoded protein is MDNIVDALNNAYQEFVSAAASVLEAKESSGAQKTAATDAALENFKQRWELFRVACDQAEEFVESVKQRIGSECLVDEATGSVAGKPGQAVTAGLPPISAVRLEQMSKAVRWLVIELQHGSGTAGGPSHSHVSAPFDARFSEDAAQ